CCCCCGCTGCCGTTATCGCCCTGCTGCTCCCTCCCACCCATCGCCCTCCGACTCGACATTCGTCGAACACCGCGCTAGATGCACTTTACGTTAACGTAAACCTGACCTAGTCTTTACCCATCACGGTTCAACGCCTGACCCGGACCGCTGTGCGTGCCCGCTTCGCCCCTGGCGGCAGGCGCCACGGCCCTGACCAGTATGTCTGACAAGAACGGGAGCTCCGCCCATGCACACGCCCTTCAAGCCCCTCGACTTCGGCCTCGACGAAGAACTCAACATGCTGCGCGAGCAGGTCAACGCCTTCGCTCGCGACGAGATCGCCCCGCGCGCCGCCGAGATCGACGAGAAGAACGAGTTCCCCAACGACCTGTGGCAGAAGTTTGGCGACATGGGGCTGCTCGGCATCACCGTGCCGGAAGAGGACGGCGGCACCGGCATGGGCTATCTCGCCCACTGCATCGCCCTGGAGGAGATCTCCCGGGCCAGCGCCTCCGTGGGCCTCTCCTACGGCGCCCACTCCAACCTCTGCGTCAACCAGCTCAAGATCAACGCCAACGCCGAGCAGAAGGCCAAGTACCTGCCCAAGCTGATGAGCGGCGAGCATATCGGGGCACTCGCCATGTCCGAGCCGGGTGCCGGTTCCGACGTGGTCTCCATGAAGCTGCGCGCGCGCAAGGCGGGTGACAAGTACGTCCTCAACGGCAACAAGATGTGGATCACCAACGGCCCCGATGCCGACGTGCTGGTGGTCTACGCCAAGACCGATCCCGAGGCCGGCTCCAAGGGCATCACCGCCTTCATCATCGAGAAGGGCATGCCCGGTTTCTCCACCGCCCAGAAGCTCGACAAGCTCGGCATGCGCGGCTCCAACACCTGTGAACTGGTGTTCCAGGACTGCGAAGTGCCGGAAGAGAATGTGCTCGGCGAGGTAGGCCGCGGTGTACGCGTGCTGATGAGCGGTCTCGATTACGAGCGCACCGTGCTCGCCGCCGGCCCCATCGGCATCATGCAGGCGGCCATGGACATCGTGGTGCCCTACATCCACGAGCGCAAGCAGTTCGGCCAGTCGATCGGCGAGTTCCAGCTGGTGCAGGGCAAGGTGGCGGACATGTACACCACCCTGAACGCCTGCCGTGCCTATCTCTATGCGGTGGCCGCCGGCTGCGACCGCGGCCAGACATCGCGCAAGGATGCCGCCGGGGTCATCCTCTACTGCGCCGAGAAGGCCACCCAGGTGGCGCTGGACGCCATCCAACTGCTCGGCGGCAACGGCTATATCAACGAGTACCCCACCGGCCGCCTGCTGCGCGACGCCAAACTCTACGAGATCGGCGCCGGCACCAGCGAGATCCGCCGCATGCTGATCGGCCGCGAGCTGTTCAACGAATCTGCCTGAGCCACCGGCTTATGTAGGAGGGATGCTTCGCATCGCGACCGGAGGCCGCAGGCCTCCCACGGCAAGCCCCAAGGCACCTGTCGCGCAGCGGAGCTGCCCTCCTACACCACCACCGGTACCCTGTGTTGGCATATCACAATTCAAGGATTCGCTATGAGCATCCTGCAATCCCAGATCAATCCGCGTAGCGATGGCTTCCAGGCCAACGAGGCGGCGATGCGCGACGAGGTGATGCAGCTGCGCGAGCTCACCGCCGCCATCGCCCAGGGCGGCGGCGACAAGGCCCGCGCCCGCCACGAGAGCCGTGGCAAGCTGTTCGTGCGCGACCGCATCGACCACCTGATCGACGAGGGCTCCCCCTTCCTGGAGTTCTCGGCGCTGGCCGCCCATGAGGTCTACGACTCCGCGGTGCCCGCCGCCGGCGTGATCACCGGCATCGGCCGCGTCTCCGGCGTGGAGTGCGTGATCGTCGCCAACGACGCCACCGTCAAGGGCGGCACCTACTTCCCGCTCACCGTGAAGAAGCACATCCGCGCCCAGGAGATCGCCCGCAAGCACCGCCTGCCGTGCATCTACCTGGTCGACTCCGGTGGCGCCTTCCTGCCCCGCCAGGACGAGGTCTTCCCGGACCGCGACCACTTCGGCCGCATCTTCTACAACCAGGCCACCCTCTCCGCCGAGGGCATCCCGCAGATCGCCGTGGTAATGGGCTCGTGCACCGCCGGCGGCGCCTATGTGCCGGCCATGGCCGACGAGTCGATCATCGTCCGCGAGCAGGGCACCATCTTCCTGGGCGGCCCGCCGCTGGTGAAGGCCGCCACCGGCGAGAGCATCAGCGCCGAGGACCTGGGCGGTGCCGACGTTCACGCCAAGAAGAGCGGCGTGGCCGACCACTATGCCGAGAACGACGCCCACGCCCTGCAGCTCTGCCGCGCCAGCGTGTCACGCCTCAATTGGCAGAAGCGCGGCCAGCTCAAGATGCAGGAGCCCAAGCCCCCGCGTCTCGACCCCAGCGAGCTCTACGGCATCGTCGGTACCGACCTCAAGAAGCCCTATGACGTGCGCGAGGTGATCGCGCGCATCGTCGACGACTCCGACTTCGACGAGTTCAAGCGCTACTACGGCGACACCCTGGTCACCGGCTTCGCCCATATCCACGGCTACCCGGTGGGCATCGTCGCCAACAACGGCGTGCTGTTCTCGGAGAGCGCCGTCAAGGGCGCCCACTTCATCGAGCTGTGTGCCCAGCGCAAGATCCCGCTGATTTTCCTGCAGAACATCACCGGCTTCATGGTGGGCTCGAAGTACGAGCATGAGGGCATCGCCAAGCACGGCGCCAAGCTGGTCACCGCGGTGGCCTGCGCCCGCGTGCCCAAGTTCACCGTGCTGATCGGCGGCAGCTTCGGCGCCGGCAACTACGGCATGTGCGGCCGCGCCTACGACCCCAACCTGCTGTTCATGTGGCCCAATGCGCGGATCTCGGTAATGGGCGGCGAGCAGGCCGCCGGCGTGCTGGCCCAGGTCAAGCGCGAGCAGATCGAGCGCGAGGGTGCCGAGTGGACGAAGGAGGAAGAAGAGGCCTTCAAGGCGCCCACCCGCGAGCAGTACGAGCACCAGGGCCACCCCTACTACGCCAGTGCGCGACTGTGGGATGACGGCGTCATCGACCCGGCCCAGACCCGCGACGTACTGGGCCTGTCGCTCGCTGCCGCGATGAACGCCGAGGTCGAGGAAACGAAATTCGGCGTGTTCCGGATGTAGACCCACGCTCCGCGTGGAGCCGTAAGCTGTAGGCCGTAAGCCATAGGCACCCGTGAACGATTTCCGGTGCGGTGTTCAGGGGTTTCCTACAGCTCGCAGCTTATAGCTTACAGCTACTGAAAAGAGGTCTGAGATGTCAGCTACTCCCTCCTACTCACGATTGGACGTCGACCAGCGCGGCGTGGCCTGGCTGACCCTGGTCCGCCCCGAGGTCCATAACGCCTTCGACGACAGCCTCATTAGTGAGCTCAACGCCCACCTGGAGCGCCTCCACGAGGCCGCCCATCACGGCGAGATCCGCGCCGTGGTGCTCGGCTCCGAGGGCAAGAGCTTCTCCGCCGGGGCGGACCTCGGCTGGATGAAGCGCATGGTCGACTATGATTTCGATGGCAACCTGGCCGATTCGCGCAAGCTCGCAGCACTGATGTACGGGCTCGACACCCTGCCCTGCCCCACCCTCTGCCGCGTGCAGGGGGCAGCCTTCGGCGGCGCCGTGGGCCTGGCCGCCTGCTGTGACATCGTCGTCGCCTCCGAGAAGGCGAAGTTCTGCCTCTCCGAGGTCAAGATCGGCCTGTCGCCGGCGGTGATCAGCCCCTATGTGCAGCGCGCCCTGGGCGAGCGCCAGATGCGTCGCTACGCGCTGACCGCCGAGGTGATGGACGCCCCCACCGCCCTGGCCCTGGGTCTGGCGCACCGCCTCTCCGCCCATGACGAGCTCGACACCCGCGTGGAGGCGATGCTCGACACCCTTCTGGCCGGCTCGCCCCAGGCCCAGCGCGCCACCAAGGCACTGCTCGCCGAGGTGGCCAGGGAGCCCGACAGCAAGGCCACCCGCGAGCATACCTGCCGGGTGATCAGCGAGCTGCGCGTCAGCGCCGAGGGCCAGGAGGGCCTGGCCAGCTTCTTCGAGAAGCGCCGCCCCGCCTGGACAAACGAAAGCGACAACCGTGTCGCAGAAAACAAGGCCGCGGAGCCCCGCTCATGACTACCGATCTGAACAAGTTCGACACCCTGCTGGTCGCCAACCGCGGCGAGATCGCCTGCCGGGTGATGCGCACCGCACGCGCCATGGGCCTGCGTACCGTGGCCGTCTACTCGGATGCCGACGCCAACGTCCGCCATGTGCGCGAGGCCGACGAGGCCGTGCGCCTGGGCCCAGCCGCCGCTCGCGACAGCTACCTCAAGGTGGAAGCGGTGATCGAGGCGGCCAAGCGCACCGGCGCCGGCGCCATCCACCCCGGCTACGGCTTCCTCTCCGAGAACGGCCCCTTCGTGGACGCCCTGGAGAAGGCCGGCATCACCTTCGTCGGCCCCCCCGCCTCGGCCATCGCCGCCATGGGCGACAAGTCCGCCGCCAAGGCGCGCATGCATGACGCCGGCGTTCCCCTGGTGCCGGGCTACCACGGCGACGACCAGGACGACGCCCTGCTCAAGGCCGAGGCCGACAAGATCGGCTACCCGGTGCTGCTCAAGGCCAGCGCCGGCGGCGGTGGCAAGGGCATGCGCGTGGTCGAGTCCAGCGATGGCTTCCAGGCCGCCCTGGATGGCTGCCGCCGCGAATCCCAGGCCGCCTTCGGCGACCAGCGCATGCTGATCGAGAAGTACCTGACCCAGCCGCGCCACGTCGAGGTCCAGGTGTTCTGCGACAGCCACGGCAACGGCGTCTACCTCTTCGAGCGCGACTGCTCCGTGCAGCGCCGCCACCAGAAGGTGCTGGAGGAGGCCCCGGCCCCGGGCATGACCGCCGAACTGCGCCGCGAGATGGGCGAGGCCGCGGTGCGCGCCGCCCGCGAGATCGGCTACGTGGGTGCCGGCACCGTGGAGTTCCTGCTGGATGCCGATGGGTCGTTCTACTTCATGGAGATGAACACCCGCCTGCAGGTGGAGCACCCAGTCACCGAGATGATCACCGGCCAGGACCTGGTGGAGTGGCAGCTGCGGGTGGCCATGGGCGAGCGGCTGCCGCTGGCCCAGGACGAGCTGACCATCACCGGCCACAGCTTCGAGGCGCGCCTCTACGCCGAGGACCCGGAGCAGGACTTCCTGCCCGCCACCGGCACCCTGACGCGCTTCGCCCTGGACCTGGAAGGCGCCGGCCTTCTTTCTTTTGAGAAGGGCCGCGACAAGGTGCGCCTGGACAGCGGCGTGGAGAGCGGTGACGTGGTCTCCATGCACTACGACCCCATGCTCGCCAAGCTGATCGTGCATGGTGCCGACCGTGACCAGGCTCTCGCCACCCTCAACCGCGCGCTGGCGGCACTGGACGTGCAGGGCGTGGTCACCAACCGCGCCTTCCTGCAGCGGCTGGCCACCCACCCCGCGTTCAAGGGCTGCGAGCTCGACACCCGCTTCATCGAGAAGCACGAGGAGAGCCTCTTCGCGCCGCGCGAGATCACCACCGAGGCCCATGCCGCCGCGGCGCTGATCGGCCTCAAGCAGCTCTCCCGGGAGTGCGAGAGCGACTCCCCCTGGGACCGCCACGACGGCTTCCGGCTCAACGCCCCCCACACCATCCGCCTGGCCCTGTGCGCCACTGGCCACGACCTCACCCGCGCCCAGGCGCCGGATGCCGAGGACGTGGTGATCGTGGAAGGCACCCGGGAGACCGTCACCGCCCCCTGGCACCTGACCATCGGCGACACCACCCTCACCGCCCGCCTGCAGCACCTGGCAGGCGATGCCGTGGCCGTCACCCTGGACGGCCACCGCCGTCGCCTGCAGGCCCGCCTGGGCGACAACGGCGTGGTGGTAATGGCCGACCCGAGCGGCGAGACCCGCCTCTTCTGGCGCCGCATCGACGCCATCGACCACGGCCAGCACGAGGCGGAATCCACCCTCACCGCGCCCATGCACGGCACCGTGGTGGCGCTGCTGGTGGAGCCGGGCAAGAAGGTGGAGAAAGGCATGCCGCTGATGGTGATGGAAGCCATGAAGATGGAGCACACCATGGCCGCCCCCGCCGATGGCCACGTGGAGAGCTTCCACTTCGCCGCCGGCGACACCGTGGGCCAGGGCGACGTGCTGCTCGAATTCGCCGCGGAGGAGTAAGACGATGGCATTCCCGAAACAGGTTCGCCTGGTCGAGGTCGGCCCCCGCGACGGCCTGCAGAACGAACCCGAGCCGATCGCCACCACCACCAAGCTGGAGCTGATCGATCGCCTGGGCGCGGCCGGTCTCTCCTACATCGAGGCGGCCAGCTTCGTCTCGCCCAAGTGGGTGCCACAGATGGCCGACCACCGCGAGGTGATGACCGGGCTCACACGGCGTAACGGCGTCACCTATGCGGCGCTGACCCCCAACCTCAAGGGGCTGGAAGCGGCCCTGGAGTGCGGCGTCGAGGAAGTCGCCGTGTTCGGCGCCGCCTCCGAGGCCTTCTCGCAGAAGAACATCAACTGCTCCGTGGCTGAGTCCCTGGCCCGCTTCGAGCCGGTGCTGGAGCGCGCCAAGGCCGCCGGCGTGCGGGTGCGCGGCTACGTCTCCACGGTGCTGGGCTGCCCCTACGAGGGTGAGATAGCCCCCGCCAAGGTGGCCGAGGTCTCCAAGGCGCTGTACGAGATGGGCTGCTACGAGATCTCGCTCGGCGACACCATCGGCACCGGCACCCCGCTCAAGGCCAAGCGCATGATCGAGGCGGTGAGCCGCGACGTGCCCATGGACAAGCTCGCCGCCCACTTCCACGACACCTACGGCCAGGCGCTGGCCAATCTCTACGCGGTGCTGGAGGAAGGCATCAGCGTGGTGGACAGCTCCGTCGCCGGCCTCGGCGGCTGCCCCTACGCTAAGGGCGCCTCCGGCAACGTAGCGAGCGAGGACGTGCTCTACCTGCTCAATGGCCTCGGCATCGAGACCGGCATCGACCTCGATAAGCTCGCCGACACCGGCACCTGGATCACCCAGACCATCGGCCGGCCCAACCGCTCTAAGGTGGGCGTGGCGCTCGCCACCAGGTAATCGCAACGGCAGCACGCAAAAGCCCCGAGCCAGGAGACTGACTCGGGGCTTTTTTTGGGCAGTTTAACGCCGCGCTCACCGGCAATTTTGGAGCGCAGCGTAAAAATTGTCCGTGTGCAGCGCCTTGTTAGCTGCTAGTTGCATAGATATCAGTCATCTTAGCTTTGATTTTGTCGAATGCTGAACCATCGATATTAAATGAATACCCACCTGTCCTTTCGTCCGCCGGATATCGCAAATGCTGGTCCATAAATCTTGGCTTAAACTTTGACACATGTGCTGCATACAGATCATGTTCGTCCGGATTCAATTCGGAAGTACAATAGTCTGAAAAATCGAAAGGGTGGTCAAGCTTATAACTGGGATCGGGATAAAGGCTGGCATATTTATCTTCAAGCTCCTTTAAATCATGAATGTGAGGAACTGATCCAGTTTTATTTTTTATCATTTGCTTGTAGAAGAGCTCGACAGCATGAAATAGCTGATAAGCTATAGCATTCTGATAATCAGCATCATTTCCCAATTCAGTTTCAGCCCTGGCTGCCACCTTTCCTATTTCCAAATATGCAATAGCCATTGATAGAAATTGGTAGTTATTCGTACCATCAGTCTCTCGTTTACTTTTCGGTGACATTCTCAAACACACTCTTCATGGTATTCCAATCTATTTCGCCACCATTATCTTTTACAGCCCTTATAAGCATCATTCGACAGCTTTCCATGTGGAGTTTTAATGGCGGTATGGATATATAGACTCCTGCCTTAGCAAGCTCGCAAATTTTAATGACCTGCTTTTCAGAGAGAATTAAGCCCCAACAACCACCTAGGTTTAGAGAAGTTAAATTGGGCAGATCAAATATCTCATCAGGAACTTTGGTCAAGTCAACCTGCCAATTCAATGTAATATCTTCTAGGCTTTTCATTTTTTTAATATCAGAAGAAATATGTGTAATTGACCACTTTTCGACGTCCTTGACCCCAGTGTTTTCATTCCACACATGCAGTTTTTTAATTTGAGACAAATTATAGAGTGGGCAAGGAATCTCATGAAACGACTCATCGACCGTTAGCCGTATTTCTTTCAATTTCTCTAAGTATGTCATGGCAGCACATGCAGCCATGTAATCCTCATTTTTAAAGTGTTCGCCACGTAACATTAAACGCTCGAGATTTTTCCAACCTCTAGAAGACCCTGGTAGCTGACCTTGCTCTACCAAAGTCATATTCTTTTCAGTCCATTCAAGCAAAGTACCAGCCCATGCAGTTTGAAAATTTCTCTGCAACTTTCGCTCTCCTCTGACTGCAATGAACTTGCCGGTGTAATGACCTCCATCGTCGATTCGCTCGTCACTTCGGTTATATCGAGTTCCTGTTCTGACCGTAGATTCTTTTTTGAATAAGTAATATCCCTTAAGGCTATCAGCGGAAGGGTGAATATTCGGTGTCTGCTCGACCGGCAATGGCATTGCTATTGGCAAGGAATCTGCTAGTGGATGCTTCCCCATCTCCAACATTTCTTTGTCAGCCGAGAACATCGAACGAATTTCGGGAATTGTAGGAATACGCCAATCTGCATATCCTGCGTAACATAATTCGTTCAGGACTTCGGCATAGTCATTTTGAGTCGATTGGAGATAGCTAAATGTGGTCCATTGAAGCCCTGTACCAAGGTGCAGCCAAGACAAAACACCATCTGTAGCAAGAATTCTTCCAGAATGATGGTGCTTTCTAACGCTTTCGTACTGGCCAAGGAGTTTTTTTATTTTGGCGAGACGCTCTGCGCTACAGGGCTGACTATGAAATATGCTGTTATCCAGAGGAGGCATCTGGGTAAATACACAACGTCTATCTCCCTGAGAGGGGTAATAATCCCAAACATACCAATCTTGAATGTCGTCAGCATTATCATGACTACGTTCACTGCTTAACTGCTGTTCGATTTCAAAGCACAAGTCACCAATCGTTTGTTCCTCACCATTCCTTTTACACACATCAGTAGGGTTGACCCAGAACATGTGATCAACTGGTGATTTGATCGCAAATTTTGATTCCTTTAGCCATTCAATCATTTGGCTAGATTTTTTCATGTGGAGATTAAATCCTTATGCCAGCGCCGAAGCGCAGTTAACGCATCATTAAGAGGAAATTTATAGTTGGCTAAAATGTTGAACGCAGTGAAAACAGCCAACTGTAAATTTTCCTGCTTTAATGCCTTGTTATATTTTTACTTTGAGAGTGCTGAACGAACGATAGAAAGACCAACCAGCCCAAGGATTGCACCTGTTACTTTGTCTATATAGAAAGCAGATTTTGTGAACTGGTTGCGAACTTTCTTGGTTGATAGTAAGAAGATTACCGCCGTATCCCACGCAAAGACAACCATTGTCATCCAAACGCCTAACGAAATTTTAAATGTTAAATTTACATCGTTGGTTAATACTACGGTAAATAAGCTCAGATAAAATAACAGGTTTTTAGGATTTAAAGCTCCAGACATAAACCCTGTAGCAAACTCTTTAACGAATGTAGTATGACCATTTTTGTTTGTAGTAGTGTCTAACCCAAAATCTGCGTAGTCGTTTTTCTTAGCTCTCAAAGCTTGAACAGCAAGAAATACTAAAAATATCCCACCAATAATTTTTAAAGCAATCATTATAGTAATGGAGCTGGCTAGAATCGCTCCTACACCAGCCAAACAAAGAGCAATATAGAATGCATTCGCACTGGCTATACCTGCCGCTACACCAATGGCTTTACTTTTATCGTTCTTTATTGCGCTTTTAACCACAAGAACAAAATCAGGCCCAGGACTCAAAAGGGCTAAAAAATGCGCAAGAGCTACAGTAAGGAATATCCATGTTAAACCTGAATCCATATTTCACCTCTTATGAATGTTGACTCGGTGTTGATTAAAAATATAACGCATAGCTAAACGGCGCACAAAGTGGAGCTGGTTTGTGCAATAATTTGCGAAGCAAATGCACAAACGAGCGTAGCTTTGGGCGTCCAGTGGAGGCCGAAGGCCGGAACGGTGTTTGAGCGAATTGTTATACACTTTTACTTCTGAAACTCATTTTTATAAGATAATAGCAACAACCTAGAGCGACAATTATTGCACCCAAACCAATTATTGCTAGAGGTTCGTATTTTTCTAGATCAAGCAAAATCACCTTACGAGAAACAGCTATAACTGCAACTAGCAATACAACCTCTGCATGAATTACATTATCTTTGAAATACATTTCTACTGTTTCTATGAGTTCAAATCCAATAAGAATAATAAAGAAGAAACCAAAAATTCGGAACAGTTCATCTATTTCAAGAAAAATCACATCATCGGAGGAGTCAAAAATATCTAAAAAGAGAATAATGCCAAGCTCTACTATTGCAATAGCAACGATTATCGTCATGAGAACAAGAACAACGAAAGACATCCATTTTTTTGACAGATGAATTAAAGAAACTGCTTTATCAATATTCTTACTCAATGTCGATACTCTCCGATTGTTGTATAACTGTTCAGCATTTCTTCGCCGTGCGGAGCATGGCGTATAAATGCCTGTTGGACTAAGCCGCCCATCAGGCTGCTACACGGCTTCTATAGGGTACTGTATTGGCCGGTGTGCGGCCTGAGACGTCAGGTCGCGCGCATACGGAGCTGTTGTGACGCGTTCGGGCCGTGATGTTGGCCATGGTCCCCGTTCCCTCCAGGTCCAATTTGCCCCAACGTAGCGCGCCTGCTGGTCGAAATCCATCACCGGGACGAGCGCCGCTGCGACCCGCGAGCGGGCCGGATCGCCGAGTCCGTTGTGTGGGTAGGGCGTCAGCTCATGCTCGATAGCGTTGTTCCCTGTGGTTGGAGGGTCGGCTACGTTTGAGTCGCCGGGGCGTGAGGGTCCCGATCACCCGCAGTCTCGGGTGCCCGCAGTGTCGGCAAATGTAGGTTGGCTCCGCGTCGCCGACGGCAGTATCGGCATCCGGTGCCGTCTCGACGACCGCCAGCGCCTGGCGGATCTGTGCCAGGCGTCGTCGCCGGCAGCGATTGGCCAGAAAGCCGTAATGACGGACCCGCATCAGCCCCTTGGGCAGGACGTGGAGCAGGAAGCGGCGCACGAACTCCTCGCCATCGAGGACGAGGGGCTTGTGTCGGTCGCGGTCGCGGTAGTCCTTGTAGCGCAGGGTCACTTGGCGGTCGTCCACGGCGAGGATGCGGGCGTTGCTGATGGCGATCCGCCGTGTGTAGCGCGCCAGGTAGCGCACCACCGTCTCGGTGTGTTCCAGACAGTCCTTGCTGTAGACCACCCACTCGGTGCCCATCAGCGTGTTGAGCTGGTCATCGACGTCACCGGGCCGGGTGACCCGGTGGAGTTCGCCGGCAGTGGCGGCCTGACGCAGGGCGCTGACCATGTGCCCGCGGAAGTGGCGCGACAGGGCTCGGACTGGGAACAAGTAGTGCTGGCGCGCCCCACGCCAGGTGCCATCGTCGCCCAGCGCACCGCCGGGCACCAGGCAGTGCAGGCAGGGAAAACGCATGAAAAATTTCATACCGCGAGAATGTCCGCCAGGTACGTCTCATCCAGTGCGGCTTTCTTCTGCTTCCGCCGGATTCCGCCCTTGAAAGACTTCTCCCCTTTCAGGTAATTCAAGGCGATATGCCGGACTCTGGCGAGGTTTTCCGCCGCCTGTCCGCGATGGATTTTGCAGGCATCCTCACGGAGAGCGACGTCCAGCGACCAGTGAAGCTTATTTTCCACGAACCAATGCTGGCGGGCCGCTTCGGCTAGCTTTTTGGCGCTAAGCTCGGCTGAGCTGATGTAGTAACGGATCATCGGAGCCTCTGGGGCTTCGTCACCTTCCTGACGGAAACTCATGACGACTCCCACCGTTTTTAAGCCTGGCCACTCGTAGCTAAGCTCCTGAAAATCTTCAGTAATCTCACTCACGATGTGGTAGCGAGTCTCTTGCCGCCCCCGGTTCTTTTCATCCGTGACATAGGCATCCCCATCGAAGTTGACCACCTTGGTCATGGGGAACGCCGCCTCAAAGGCATCTGCCAAGGCTGGCTGATTTTCCTTCACCGAGAGTAGGTAATCGGCGCCCTTCTGCAGGATCTGAGTGGCGATCTTCTTCTGGCAACCCATGGCATCGATTGTTACCAGACAACCTTGCAGATTCAGCAGCTTGAGTAGCTCAGGAATGGCAGTTATCTCGTTGGACTTCTCCGCTGTCTTGACCTGCCCCAGCACCACGCCATTCGCCGCGCTGAAGGCACTGACCATGTGTATCGCCCCTTTGCCCTTGCCGCGGCAGTACGAGCCGCGCAGCGTCTTGCCATCAATGGCCACCACCGCCCCATCAGTCACGTCATGGCAGGCCTTCATCCACTCGGCAAAGGCGGTTTGGAGCTGCTCGGCATTCACCAACGCCATTACCCTGGCCAAGGTGTCATGGCTCGGTACGCCAGCCTCAAAATCGCCGTACTGGCGAAGAAAATCTAGCTTTGCGTGGCCAAAATCCTCAATCTCGTCCCATCCTTCAGCTCCACAGATCACTGCACAGACGGTCAGGAACAGGATGTCGGAAAGCTGATGCTGCACTTTCCAGGCCTGGCGGAAGTCGGGAACGATCGATAAATGGTGCATAAGCGACGGAGTCAGCATCGGGTCATCCATGAGCAAAAGCCGTTAGATGACCACATTAGCTCCTACTGGTAAAGCGCTACGAAGCCCGTCGTAGAGCGGTTTTTCATGCGTTTTCCCTGGCAGTGCAGGTGCACATGCTGGCTCAGGTTCTGGCCCCAGGTGTGAAGCACGGCGCTCATGCCCATCTCACCGCCGAGACGCTTGGGATCACGACCGAAGGTGCGCAAGGTCTGCCAGGCGCTCTGGAACAGCAGCCGATAGATCACCTCGGGGTGAAGCTGGACCCAGCCGTTGAGGCTGTGCGGCAGGGTGAACACGACGTGGTAGTAGCGCACCGGCAGGATGTTCGCCTGTTGACGCTCGGCCCACTGATGCATGGCACGGCCCTGGCACTGCGGGCAGTGGCGATCGCGACAGCCGAAGTAGTGCGGCTGGGTGTGGTCGCAGTCCGTGCACTGCAAGACCGTACCGCCCATCGCCTCGGTGCGACAGGCGAGTAG
The Halomonas sp. H10-9-1 DNA segment above includes these coding regions:
- a CDS encoding transposase zinc-binding domain-containing protein yields the protein MTETATLQQALARFLNPASLDRQRQRVCHHLLACRTEAMGGTVLQCTDCDHTQPHYFGCRDRHCPQCQGRAMHQWAERQQANILPVRYYHVVFTLPHSLNGWVQLHPEVIYRLLFQSAWQTLRTFGRDPKRLGGEMGMSAVLHTWGQNLSQHVHLHCQGKRMKNRSTTGFVALYQ
- a CDS encoding phosphate-starvation-inducible PsiE family protein, which encodes MSKNIDKAVSLIHLSKKWMSFVVLVLMTIIVAIAIVELGIILFLDIFDSSDDVIFLEIDELFRIFGFFFIILIGFELIETVEMYFKDNVIHAEVVLLVAVIAVSRKVILLDLEKYEPLAIIGLGAIIVALGCCYYLIKMSFRSKSV
- a CDS encoding ISAs1 family transposase, with the translated sequence MLTPSLMHHLSIVPDFRQAWKVQHQLSDILFLTVCAVICGAEGWDEIEDFGHAKLDFLRQYGDFEAGVPSHDTLARVMALVNAEQLQTAFAEWMKACHDVTDGAVVAIDGKTLRGSYCRGKGKGAIHMVSAFSAANGVVLGQVKTAEKSNEITAIPELLKLLNLQGCLVTIDAMGCQKKIATQILQKGADYLLSVKENQPALADAFEAAFPMTKVVNFDGDAYVTDEKNRGRQETRYHIVSEITEDFQELSYEWPGLKTVGVVMSFRQEGDEAPEAPMIRYYISSAELSAKKLAEAARQHWFVENKLHWSLDVALREDACKIHRGQAAENLARVRHIALNYLKGEKSFKGGIRRKQKKAALDETYLADILAV
- a CDS encoding transposase; translated protein: MRFPCLHCLVPGGALGDDGTWRGARQHYLFPVRALSRHFRGHMVSALRQAATAGELHRVTRPGDVDDQLNTLMGTEWVVYSKDCLEHTETVVRYLARYTRRIAISNARILAVDDRQVTLRYKDYRDRDRHKPLVLDGEEFVRRFLLHVLPKGLMRVRHYGFLANRCRRRRLAQIRQALAVVETAPDADTAVGDAEPTYICRHCGHPRLRVIGTLTPRRLKRSRPSNHREQRYRA